From Camelina sativa cultivar DH55 chromosome 5, Cs, whole genome shotgun sequence:
GAACATTGATTACGTATCAAATAAAATGCGGCAGAGCATGAacattatgtgttagtttgtccGCTTTTAACATCTATACTATGAAAGATAGTCAACTCTCTCCATTTGAGTGACACATCAGCACTGAGGAGAGTGCCACCTGTCTATCCTCGTTAAAAGTAAACAAAcctaaatttaaaagaaatatgaaacatctttcatgtcttttatttttttttatgaaggaATATGAATGTATGAGCATATAGTTTAGACGTTACAATTTTGTtaatagtttgaagagttgcagcAGTGATACATATATTGgttaatattctaaaaaaattcatgaaagtttaTCCCTAAAGaaataactttttatatataaagaatattgaggttttgttcactatcaaatagaagataattgaataaaattgtagAATGTTGATTTAGAATAATACATAGACAAAGTGaaagatagttgaataaatttatgactgttggttttcatattctaatatttagaagttgtcaaaaagaaaactgaatgaaatttttattaaaaaccaaattctagagttatattcaagaaattgaagagctaAAATGAAAGGAAGATGTCTATCTTAATTAAATCTATTAAAGAGTTAGCCAAGCTGCAAttcttgataaaagaaaatgttagtgTTTCATAGTATTTAGTTGAGAAGCTCAAGtatgaatatatctaaatacttaggctttttttttgaatgaatgtaaaattcattcaattaaaaaactctttgttacaaaatatgcatccttagattcatttaaaaaatatatttttttttaagttttagacaagaattttAGAATCCTTAAGTCTCTCAAAACAAATTTGTTCATGCATATATCTAATAATTAAgttacaaaatgagaaaacatatgtaaagtattaaaacaattaacgtcaaattatatttttcaagatttacacaattaaaaaaataacaaaaataaactctacctaaaaatataaattagtactaaaattattttaaaaacggTAAACGATAAGTCCACGCACAACACATATATTCATTTAGTTCATATAAATCTCTATGAGTCATGGATTATATATGCGAGCTTACTTTTATTAATTGGGCCGAAGTCCACTTTAAGTCCATTTTCATAATCCATGAGTCAAGAAGACCAAGCGACAAAAGCGTCCAACCAAAGTCCTTTCTTTCATAATACATGAGTCAAGAAGACCAAGGGACACAAGCGTCAAGCGTGGTTCCATTTGCGAATTTGGGTGCGTGCCAGTGCCACTCTAGGGTTCCGTTTTCTCGTCTTCAAGTTTGGTTGCGAGGAGTCGTCATCTTCAATGGGGAATGAAGAAGCAGTTGATAAGAAATTCACTTGGGTGATTAAGAATTTCTCATCTCTGGAATCTGCGTGTTTGACCATTCATTCTGATGAATTTGTGATCGCTGGCTGCAAAtggtaagaagaagacaacttatgttgttgtttttctccTCCAGTATAGGTTTATGAGAACATCTTCCGTTGTTGTCTTatggctttttttgtttgttagcaGGCGTCTTATGGCCTATCCTAAGGGATTTCAGAATGCTAGTCATCTGTCTCTGTATCTGATGGTTGCTACTCGTAAAACTTTGCCTTGTGGATGGAGAAGACACGTAAAATTTCGCCTAACTGTTGTCAATCAACTCTCCGGTATACTCTCCCAACAACGAGGTGATAGTTCGTATTTTGTGGGTTCAATATATGTCtgcttgtgtttgtttgtgttcagTAAGATCAGTTCTATCTTCTTGTTGTCTATAGATAAAGAACAATGGTTTGATCAAAATGTTACTCTCTCTGGAAATCATAAAATGCTTCTCCTTACCAAACTTTATGGCAAGAAAAGTGGATTTCTTGTCAACGATGAAGTCAAGATTACTGCGGAGGTAGATGTTCTTGAAGTTATTGGCGAATTAGACGTTTCAGATGCACCTATAAAGGTAACTCAACCTCCGAAAAGGATAAAGCTTAACGATCATGGTGCTTCCGTAAAGGAAAGCATTAATGTCTATGGATTTCAAGTTCTTCCTTCACAGGTAAAAGTTTATTTTCTCACTTTTTAAGAATGTTTGGTTAGATATGAACAG
This genomic window contains:
- the LOC104789176 gene encoding MATH domain and coiled-coil domain-containing protein At3g44790-like yields the protein MGNEEAVDKKFTWVIKNFSSLESACLTIHSDEFVIAGCKWRLMAYPKGFQNASHLSLYLMVATRKTLPCGWRRHVKFRLTVVNQLSGILSQQRDKEQWFDQNVTLSGNHKMLLLTKLYGKKSGFLVNDEVKITAEVDVLEVIGELDVSDAPIKVTQPPKRIKLNDHGASVKESINVYGFQVLPSQAESVKRILERHPDITLEFRVKNQHMRTSCINLLLNIIETLCQALQDFSIDDLSQAKKTLTYLKYSGFKVDWLERKLEEVKKKKMEKQFGKTRMQELEEELKVFKKKCSEIEAILEKEKEELNNLKLKCSETEALLGKEKTKVLAAARTPRLTLDDFV